One window of the Leptospira koniambonensis genome contains the following:
- the pheT gene encoding phenylalanine--tRNA ligase subunit beta: MKLSLDWINDFTPIKDVSLEDVLKKIAASICEVDGVEDYFSHLEKVILVKIESLEKHPQADKLQVAQVSDGKNKIQIVSGAPNLKVGDLVPLAIPGAELGDKKILESELRGVKSSGMLCSEKELGLSEEDAGVMVLDDPEAKPGQNLREYFGFRDTILDIDNKSITHRPDLWSHFGFARELAAQLNLPIKFNPFETNWDFSKDVVSPKVKETEYAHSYYSSSIEGIQIKPSNKTVRSRLKKCGVRVINNVVDVSNYLLLEAGQPTHFFDSDKLSAQGGIELEVDYAKKDESFPLLDETSPKLDSEILIIRNSKKGVAIAGVMGGADTAVDSNSKKVILESAVFPREFVRKSIRKTGIRSESSVRYEKGLEATTTLPIIKRALNLLKENGCPDLKASLPAGYIHTADKKVEIEVSLAFLNKKLGTEIDQSTSDKILKQLSFSTEWKGDIVKVLVPKYRQNYDITIPEDIVEEIGRTLGYASIPVRPLASDVKPPARNFSRELEKHLKRAFSQNLGYNEVFNYSYASFKDNSFEEEVKDSIKILNAMPDEQAYLRTSLYPSLLKNIRFNSDRFEKLKIFEFGRTYKKAEEPFNESKWFVWAVSFGRKSNEKDLNVLESDFLDIRTGVEKVLRHLNLREFEWKIDEKSYFHPKASLSLFVSGKKVGELGYAHPAALDTADIKKRVILGRFEFASLLEVWTEDRNKNYFAAPSHFPQTEIDLSLVMDLNESSSKFSDAAVQEKFPEMQDVKVTVVFTGGNLPENKKSVSYRFKLLSQDKNLTQERIKEITDRLIQIANSSGYPLR; the protein is encoded by the coding sequence GTGAAATTATCCCTGGATTGGATTAACGATTTTACCCCTATTAAGGATGTATCTCTCGAGGATGTCCTAAAAAAAATTGCGGCTTCTATTTGCGAAGTAGACGGGGTAGAGGATTATTTTTCTCATTTGGAGAAGGTCATTTTAGTTAAGATCGAATCCTTAGAAAAACATCCTCAGGCAGACAAACTACAAGTCGCTCAGGTTTCTGACGGTAAAAATAAGATCCAAATCGTTTCAGGTGCCCCTAATTTAAAAGTAGGGGACTTGGTTCCTCTCGCTATTCCAGGAGCAGAGCTTGGAGATAAAAAAATCCTAGAGTCTGAACTTCGTGGAGTAAAAAGTTCCGGGATGCTTTGTTCTGAAAAAGAATTAGGACTCTCTGAAGAAGATGCTGGTGTTATGGTTCTGGATGATCCGGAAGCAAAACCAGGTCAAAACTTAAGAGAGTATTTTGGATTCAGAGATACTATTTTAGATATTGATAATAAATCCATTACACATCGTCCGGATCTATGGAGCCATTTCGGATTTGCAAGAGAACTTGCTGCTCAATTAAATTTACCGATCAAGTTTAATCCTTTCGAAACCAATTGGGATTTTTCCAAAGATGTTGTTTCTCCAAAAGTAAAAGAAACAGAATACGCACATTCTTATTATTCTTCTTCCATTGAAGGAATTCAGATAAAACCTTCGAATAAAACTGTTCGTTCCCGTTTGAAAAAATGTGGAGTGAGAGTAATCAATAATGTGGTGGATGTTTCCAATTATCTATTATTGGAAGCAGGACAGCCTACTCACTTCTTTGATTCTGATAAATTATCCGCTCAAGGTGGGATCGAATTAGAAGTAGATTATGCGAAGAAGGACGAAAGTTTCCCTCTTCTAGATGAAACTTCTCCCAAACTTGACTCTGAAATTCTGATCATTCGTAACTCTAAAAAAGGTGTCGCGATCGCTGGTGTGATGGGCGGTGCAGATACAGCAGTAGATTCTAATTCCAAAAAAGTGATTTTAGAATCTGCAGTTTTCCCAAGAGAATTTGTTCGTAAGTCGATCCGAAAAACAGGAATTCGTTCTGAATCTTCCGTTCGTTACGAGAAAGGCCTCGAAGCAACAACAACTCTTCCTATTATCAAAAGAGCATTAAATCTTTTGAAAGAGAATGGATGTCCCGATCTGAAAGCAAGTTTACCCGCTGGTTATATTCATACTGCGGATAAAAAAGTAGAGATAGAAGTCAGCCTAGCTTTCTTGAATAAAAAACTTGGAACAGAGATTGATCAATCGACATCAGATAAAATTTTAAAACAACTTTCCTTCTCCACTGAATGGAAAGGAGATATAGTTAAGGTTCTTGTTCCTAAATACAGACAAAATTACGATATCACTATTCCAGAAGATATAGTAGAAGAGATAGGTCGCACATTGGGATATGCATCTATTCCTGTTCGTCCATTGGCTTCCGATGTAAAACCTCCCGCTCGTAATTTCTCTAGAGAGCTGGAAAAACATCTAAAAAGAGCATTCTCTCAAAACCTGGGATACAACGAAGTATTCAATTATTCTTATGCTTCCTTTAAAGATAATTCTTTTGAAGAAGAAGTAAAGGATTCTATTAAGATCCTAAATGCAATGCCGGATGAGCAGGCATATTTAAGGACTTCTTTATATCCTTCTCTATTGAAAAATATCAGATTTAATTCAGATCGATTCGAAAAACTGAAAATTTTTGAGTTTGGACGCACTTATAAAAAGGCAGAAGAACCTTTTAACGAATCCAAATGGTTTGTTTGGGCAGTTTCTTTTGGTAGGAAGTCCAACGAAAAAGATCTAAATGTTTTAGAGTCCGATTTCTTGGATATAAGGACCGGAGTCGAAAAAGTATTAAGGCATTTAAACTTAAGAGAGTTCGAGTGGAAGATAGATGAAAAGAGCTATTTCCATCCTAAGGCTTCTCTTTCCTTATTTGTTTCCGGCAAAAAAGTGGGAGAGTTAGGATACGCTCATCCTGCCGCTTTAGATACTGCTGATATTAAAAAAAGAGTCATTTTAGGAAGATTTGAATTTGCTTCTTTGTTAGAAGTTTGGACCGAAGATAGAAATAAGAACTATTTTGCTGCTCCTTCTCATTTCCCTCAAACAGAGATAGATCTTTCTTTAGTAATGGATCTAAATGAATCTTCTTCCAAATTCAGCGATGCTGCGGTCCAAGAAAAATTCCCTGAAATGCAGGATGTAAAAGTTACAGTTGTATTTACTGGAGGAAACCTTCCTGAAAACAAAAAGTCCGTTTCTTATAGATTCAAACTTTTAAGCCAGGACAAGAACTTAACTCAGGAAAGGATTAAAGAGATCACAGATCGTTTGATCCAGATCGCGAATTCTTCCGGTTATCCTCTTCGTTAA
- a CDS encoding gamma carbonic anhydrase family protein yields MKIHETAFIHPAATAFGMLEMGPLSSLWPGAVVRADLNEIKLGEGVNIQDNSTLHTDSTGNLIIDDYTLVGHNTMLHGCKIGKGCLIGIGAIILDEAEIGDGAMILAGCMIRGGKKIPPRAMVLPKNGGIVIYEKKAKPEMSIAGCLEYIQLAKRFQENVFKPFTKEEEKSFVEEAKSIIKRYNI; encoded by the coding sequence ATGAAAATTCACGAAACGGCATTTATCCATCCGGCTGCGACTGCATTCGGTATGTTGGAGATGGGACCTTTATCTTCTCTCTGGCCGGGTGCTGTTGTTCGTGCAGATCTAAATGAGATCAAATTGGGTGAAGGTGTTAATATCCAAGATAATAGCACACTTCATACTGATTCTACAGGTAACCTCATCATAGACGATTATACATTAGTAGGTCATAATACAATGCTTCACGGATGTAAGATCGGGAAGGGTTGTTTGATTGGAATAGGCGCGATCATTTTAGATGAGGCTGAGATCGGAGATGGAGCTATGATACTCGCGGGTTGTATGATCCGCGGAGGTAAAAAGATCCCGCCTAGAGCCATGGTGCTTCCTAAGAACGGAGGCATCGTCATCTACGAGAAAAAAGCAAAACCTGAGATGAGTATTGCGGGTTGTCTGGAATACATACAATTAGCGAAAAGATTCCAAGAGAATGTATTCAAACCTTTCACAAAAGAAGAAGAAAAATCTTTTGTAGAAGAAGCAAAATCTATCATCAAAAGATACAATATCTAA
- a CDS encoding bacteriohemerythrin, with translation MYDERVIEKIRGIWKTFDLSLGIPEIDKQHLWLIGILADLEDKLESGTRSELETTFTNALSKTLDYATEHFALEEKLLENIGYAKLGQHRLQHMRFITALRNRVRKSFEGDFENAVLDLLKNLKKWLFRHILSEDRQYVDAAMVHVDDKLTDWMQRHLQASIYADEIEKLYQLVLFSGKQEVSVEFKKLGEENLKLISDLWYRYKLKTGIAIVDIQHLWLLQLLVKTDKLYKQRLKQEIDSESLSAQLKEAIYETIEYIREHFNTEEAIMHNFHYIGEKNHQKQHERFNILINDMIERSEKEELESLAILIQDLKDWLVSHIAIEDKKLFYFFRSRLSEVNEYVRNLNKEGRIHIWKDAVSIYKLLVDYEDITEDKKPKALRRS, from the coding sequence ATGTATGACGAAAGGGTTATAGAAAAAATCAGAGGTATATGGAAGACATTCGATCTTTCTTTAGGAATTCCTGAAATAGATAAACAACATCTTTGGTTAATTGGGATTCTAGCTGATTTGGAAGATAAACTGGAGTCGGGAACCAGATCTGAATTAGAAACTACGTTCACAAATGCACTTTCTAAAACTTTGGATTATGCAACTGAACATTTCGCTCTGGAAGAAAAACTTTTAGAGAATATAGGATACGCTAAGCTCGGGCAACATAGATTACAACATATGCGGTTTATTACTGCTTTAAGGAACAGGGTCCGAAAAAGTTTCGAAGGAGATTTTGAGAATGCTGTTCTGGACCTTCTTAAAAACCTAAAAAAATGGCTGTTTAGACATATACTGAGTGAGGATAGACAGTATGTGGACGCTGCAATGGTACATGTGGATGATAAGCTCACAGATTGGATGCAAAGACATTTGCAAGCATCTATCTATGCAGATGAAATCGAAAAATTATACCAACTGGTTCTTTTCTCGGGAAAACAAGAGGTCTCCGTAGAATTCAAAAAACTGGGAGAAGAAAATCTAAAACTGATCTCAGACCTATGGTATCGTTATAAACTCAAAACTGGGATCGCGATCGTGGATATCCAACATCTATGGCTTTTGCAATTATTAGTGAAAACGGATAAACTATATAAACAAAGATTAAAACAAGAGATAGACTCTGAATCCTTAAGTGCTCAATTAAAAGAAGCAATCTACGAAACGATAGAATATATCCGTGAACATTTTAATACGGAAGAAGCTATCATGCATAATTTTCATTATATCGGGGAAAAAAATCACCAGAAACAACATGAGAGATTTAATATTCTCATCAACGATATGATAGAAAGAAGTGAAAAAGAAGAACTGGAATCTTTGGCAATTTTGATCCAGGACTTAAAGGATTGGCTTGTAAGTCATATAGCGATAGAAGATAAAAAACTATTCTATTTTTTTAGATCCCGTCTTTCGGAAGTAAATGAATACGTTCGGAATTTAAATAAAGAAGGACGGATCCATATTTGGAAGGACGCAGTCTCGATCTATAAACTTCTAGTAGACTACGAAGATATCACAGAAGATAAAAAGCCTAAGGCTTTAAGACGCAGTTAA
- a CDS encoding 7-carboxy-7-deazaguanine synthase QueE, producing MKSVVHEIYLSVSGEGISTGLPTIFVRFAGCSLRCGMDGNRKLWCDTPYALSPNAGKELELEDVISEIGSISSSPTQILLTGGEPLENSNRIFSQTLAKKFQQSRQVSGLYTRVRVETNGAEPISNLENMVFTLDYKLPGSGMENKMITENLEFVRDRNDNLDEIKFVIRDRKDFDRTLEVIDGFKLKGNLLASPVFGELAPEILVDWIKENNRTDLRLSLQTHKYIWGEKRGV from the coding sequence ATGAAATCCGTCGTTCATGAAATTTATCTCTCTGTTTCTGGAGAAGGAATTTCAACAGGTTTGCCTACAATTTTTGTCCGGTTCGCGGGATGTTCTCTCCGATGCGGAATGGACGGAAACCGTAAACTTTGGTGCGACACTCCGTACGCTCTTTCTCCGAATGCGGGGAAAGAATTGGAGTTAGAAGATGTGATCTCAGAGATAGGATCCATTTCTTCTTCTCCCACACAAATACTTCTTACGGGCGGAGAACCATTAGAAAATTCGAATAGGATTTTCAGCCAAACATTGGCGAAAAAATTTCAACAGTCCAGGCAAGTTTCGGGGCTTTATACGAGGGTGAGGGTGGAGACAAACGGGGCAGAGCCGATCTCCAATTTGGAAAATATGGTTTTTACCCTGGATTACAAACTCCCCGGCTCAGGAATGGAAAACAAAATGATCACGGAGAATTTGGAATTTGTCCGGGATAGAAACGATAATTTGGATGAGATCAAATTCGTAATTAGAGATAGAAAGGATTTCGATAGAACTTTGGAAGTGATAGACGGTTTTAAATTAAAGGGAAATCTTCTGGCTTCTCCCGTATTCGGAGAGTTAGCTCCCGAAATCCTTGTAGATTGGATCAAAGAAAATAATAGAACGGATCTGCGCCTTTCTTTGCAGACCCATAAATATATCTGGGGAGAAAAAAGGGGAGTTTGA
- a CDS encoding cytochrome C oxidase subunit IV family protein — protein sequence MELFLNYALYIIVSIGFLIPFTGFVVGAGAIVNATVAGFAVNLLAQIVEEDRLKGYLEKNKSTMIGQALLKAIETGKTKLAPGSVVSHAEEHGHDGHHLISVQTYSLVFAALIVGTVITVLVAQVDFGAMNTVIAMLVATIKASLVLAYFMHLKYDNVMNRVIFGSGFLFLLLLFGFSVADIYTRAKILAGFPY from the coding sequence ATGGAACTGTTTCTCAATTACGCGCTTTATATTATCGTAAGTATCGGATTCTTGATTCCCTTCACTGGATTTGTTGTCGGAGCGGGAGCAATTGTAAATGCTACCGTTGCTGGATTTGCCGTTAACTTGTTGGCTCAAATCGTAGAAGAGGACAGACTCAAAGGTTATCTCGAAAAGAATAAGTCCACTATGATCGGTCAGGCTTTATTAAAAGCGATCGAAACAGGTAAAACTAAACTGGCACCTGGTTCAGTTGTTTCTCATGCAGAAGAGCATGGTCATGACGGTCATCATCTGATCTCCGTTCAAACTTACTCTCTTGTGTTTGCTGCATTGATCGTTGGAACTGTAATCACTGTATTAGTAGCTCAAGTTGACTTCGGAGCAATGAACACTGTGATCGCTATGCTTGTAGCGACCATCAAAGCTTCCTTAGTATTAGCTTACTTTATGCACCTTAAATACGATAACGTAATGAACAGAGTGATCTTCGGATCAGGTTTTCTTTTCTTACTTCTTCTTTTTGGATTCTCTGTAGCAGACATCTACACAAGGGCAAAAATTTTAGCAGGCTTCCCTTACTAA
- a CDS encoding DUF3052 family protein: MAGYSGTPLAKKLGFKEGQFAIIINEPKEFKGLLEELPPNITFKKKLAGSFDYIHFFCKSKDELSKNFSKFPDYLADKGMVWISWPKMSSGVKTDLKEDTIREIGLKTGLVDVKVCAIDSTWSGLLFRRRKS; the protein is encoded by the coding sequence ATGGCAGGATATTCAGGAACACCCTTGGCCAAAAAGTTAGGATTTAAAGAAGGCCAGTTTGCAATCATCATCAATGAGCCAAAAGAATTTAAAGGCTTATTGGAAGAACTTCCTCCAAATATTACATTCAAGAAGAAGTTAGCGGGAAGTTTCGATTATATTCATTTTTTCTGTAAGAGCAAAGATGAACTTTCCAAAAACTTTTCCAAGTTCCCGGACTATCTCGCTGACAAAGGAATGGTTTGGATCTCTTGGCCTAAGATGAGTTCAGGTGTGAAAACCGACTTAAAAGAAGATACGATCAGAGAAATAGGCTTGAAGACAGGGTTGGTAGACGTTAAAGTCTGCGCAATCGATTCGACTTGGTCCGGTCTACTTTTTAGAAGAAGAAAGAGTTAA
- a CDS encoding DEAD/DEAH box helicase — MDSTLQLSLDFESDSSSGFRGDSCYLKDEPELGIGRIESSDSGKFQIYFPSSDTRKTISENSNKLKIIGSYPTAFTESFADPELLDLSLQAFELKLTHAYDKLSALSNSRTRLLPHQIESTFVVVNSLRPRFILADEVGLGKTIEAALVMKELIFRRGYKKVLVVAPSPLLVQWKQELKNKFNEDFEIVKRRNFLASGEKNWKNFKHVITSVDFIKNPKYAEEILKTKWDIVVFDEAHRLRRDYHKVTRAYLFAEKIAKKCECLLLLTATPFRGKLEELYYLVHLVDPNLLGPYHTFINDYVLGNKSGLKEKISKVLLRRRKVEVGGFTKRFAKTVKIELSDVERQFYNETTEYVRREYNLAMRTQNRAIGFVMIVFQKLLDSSVFALLSALSKRKFMLENRLHRLQAVGNKLEEWDLDETEGVEDFVSDLDESAPSDLANLRRELLSLNRLILLGKKIKEDRKSQKLKETIAKLKKEGHPKFIIFTQFRSTQDFLASTLSEYKVTLFHGSLSADAKEEAISEFRKTSEILICTEAGGEGRNLQFANVLFNYDLPWSPLKIEQRIGRIHRFGQKDNVFIFNFASKDTVAERILEVLSNKIKLFEESIGGSDELLGAIEDELDFHSSFMRFVTGNKKLKEVEEEIDQRIKIAKKGFEKLGSLVTPKLLDFNLEDYYKTTLQERSFTNQHLETFFVRYAKKYSDRLNFKLKTLKPQVYELDGVNYKGKKATFNSELALADDGLEFLAFGHPLIEEAVQSFLKDRSGWKVGFYRTSGNFLYFVFIVEFKFSLDRKELFVVEVNRRSGSSKVLENLPETVRENRFRSSETDLPGDTEKYFVTACETLEFALEDRKKELYEQTKDLFQKEEYKIRNSNQNTLRQLEEKLMRQEAAFKWEGRPEKKSAMNRTKNEIQKVKEDFEVELRKVKVGKEIHHRFELFQAYLPGSD, encoded by the coding sequence TTGGACTCTACTTTGCAGCTCAGTCTAGATTTCGAATCTGATTCTTCCAGTGGATTCAGAGGTGATTCCTGCTATCTCAAGGATGAACCAGAACTCGGAATTGGAAGGATAGAAAGTTCCGACTCCGGAAAATTCCAGATCTACTTTCCATCTTCTGATACTAGAAAAACTATTTCTGAAAATTCTAACAAACTGAAAATTATAGGATCTTATCCTACCGCATTTACTGAATCTTTTGCAGACCCTGAATTACTCGATTTAAGTTTGCAAGCATTCGAGTTAAAACTCACTCACGCTTACGACAAACTTTCTGCATTATCTAATTCAAGGACCAGACTTCTTCCTCACCAGATAGAATCCACTTTCGTTGTTGTAAATTCTCTTAGACCTAGATTCATTTTGGCCGACGAGGTTGGACTAGGTAAAACGATAGAAGCAGCTTTAGTTATGAAAGAGCTGATCTTTCGTAGAGGTTATAAAAAAGTTTTAGTCGTTGCTCCTTCTCCGCTTCTTGTCCAATGGAAACAGGAATTAAAGAATAAATTTAACGAAGACTTTGAGATCGTTAAACGTAGGAACTTCTTAGCTAGCGGAGAGAAAAACTGGAAAAATTTCAAACATGTAATCACTTCCGTAGACTTTATTAAAAATCCTAAATACGCAGAAGAGATCCTAAAAACAAAATGGGATATCGTAGTTTTTGACGAGGCACACCGTTTAAGAAGAGACTATCATAAAGTTACCAGAGCTTATTTATTCGCGGAGAAGATTGCCAAAAAATGTGAATGTTTACTTCTTCTTACCGCAACACCTTTTAGAGGAAAATTAGAAGAACTATATTATCTGGTTCACTTGGTCGATCCGAATTTGCTTGGGCCATATCACACTTTTATAAATGATTATGTTCTTGGAAATAAGAGCGGATTAAAAGAGAAAATTTCCAAGGTTCTTTTAAGGCGTAGAAAAGTAGAAGTAGGTGGATTCACCAAAAGATTCGCCAAAACTGTTAAGATAGAATTATCCGATGTAGAAAGACAATTCTACAATGAGACTACTGAGTACGTCCGCAGAGAGTATAATCTCGCGATGAGGACCCAGAACAGGGCAATTGGATTCGTGATGATCGTATTCCAGAAATTGCTGGATTCTTCTGTATTCGCGCTTCTTTCTGCATTGTCCAAACGAAAGTTCATGTTGGAGAATAGACTCCATCGTTTGCAGGCAGTCGGCAATAAATTAGAAGAATGGGACTTGGACGAAACAGAAGGAGTCGAAGACTTTGTTTCTGATCTGGATGAATCCGCTCCTTCTGATCTTGCAAATCTCAGAAGAGAATTATTATCCTTAAACAGATTGATCCTTTTAGGCAAAAAGATCAAAGAAGATCGTAAAAGCCAAAAACTGAAAGAGACAATCGCGAAGCTCAAAAAAGAAGGTCACCCTAAATTTATTATATTCACTCAGTTTAGAAGTACCCAAGATTTCTTAGCCTCTACCTTATCTGAATACAAAGTCACATTATTTCATGGATCTTTAAGTGCAGATGCAAAAGAAGAAGCAATTTCTGAATTCAGAAAAACTTCTGAGATATTAATTTGTACCGAAGCAGGCGGAGAAGGACGTAACCTTCAATTTGCAAACGTTCTATTCAATTACGATTTACCTTGGAGTCCTTTAAAAATTGAACAAAGGATTGGAAGAATTCACAGGTTCGGCCAAAAGGATAATGTATTTATTTTCAATTTCGCTTCTAAGGACACAGTTGCAGAAAGAATTTTAGAAGTTCTATCCAATAAGATCAAACTATTTGAGGAATCTATCGGAGGTTCCGACGAATTACTCGGAGCAATCGAAGACGAATTAGATTTCCATTCTAGCTTTATGAGATTTGTTACTGGAAACAAAAAGTTAAAAGAAGTAGAAGAGGAGATCGACCAAAGGATCAAGATCGCAAAAAAAGGTTTCGAAAAACTGGGCTCCTTGGTTACTCCTAAACTATTGGATTTTAATTTAGAAGATTATTATAAGACCACTCTACAAGAAAGATCTTTTACTAACCAACACTTAGAAACTTTCTTTGTTAGATACGCTAAGAAGTATTCTGATCGACTGAACTTCAAACTTAAGACCTTAAAACCTCAAGTGTACGAACTTGATGGAGTAAATTACAAAGGGAAGAAAGCAACATTCAATTCAGAACTTGCACTTGCAGATGATGGACTGGAATTTTTGGCATTCGGACATCCTTTAATTGAAGAAGCGGTCCAATCCTTTTTGAAAGATAGATCGGGTTGGAAAGTCGGATTTTATAGAACTTCTGGGAACTTCTTATACTTCGTATTTATAGTAGAATTCAAATTTTCCTTAGACAGAAAAGAATTGTTCGTGGTGGAAGTGAACCGACGAAGCGGAAGTTCTAAGGTTTTAGAAAATCTCCCGGAAACAGTGAGAGAGAATCGATTCAGATCTTCTGAAACAGATTTGCCTGGTGACACTGAAAAATATTTTGTGACCGCTTGCGAGACATTAGAATTTGCGTTAGAAGATAGAAAAAAAGAATTATACGAACAAACTAAAGATCTATTCCAAAAAGAAGAATACAAGATCCGAAACAGCAACCAAAACACCCTCCGCCAGTTAGAAGAAAAACTAATGAGGCAAGAGGCTGCTTTCAAATGGGAAGGAAGACCCGAGAAAAAATCCGCAATGAATCGAACTAAAAACGAGATCCAAAAAGTAAAAGAGGATTTCGAAGTAGAGTTAAGAAAGGTAAAAGTAGGAAAAGAAATCCACCATCGTTTCGAACTTTTCCAAGCCTATCTTCCTGGATCAGACTGA
- a CDS encoding LIC_13215 family putative lipoprotein produces MILLKRYSLGFLLSGFILCFACIEKVPEIKKTIEITELGLVLNYEGWIYEEYDPNRDSSDPNRPKNKRESQNDKNIKVMFYLFEPEQNKGSEIRTNINFVSEPIPVKYSKATLEDYVASISGLYSNVYKEYEILSVPQKCSFGKEKCIFFESKFILPNTPENKQIRTLQWIFFKEGTVYIFTGTIPESEFSEKNKKILNTIQTLTEKI; encoded by the coding sequence ATGATCCTATTAAAACGTTATAGTCTGGGTTTCCTATTATCAGGGTTCATTTTATGTTTTGCCTGTATCGAAAAAGTTCCTGAAATCAAAAAGACAATCGAAATCACTGAACTTGGTTTAGTGTTAAATTACGAAGGCTGGATCTATGAAGAATATGATCCAAATAGAGATAGCTCCGACCCCAATCGTCCCAAAAACAAAAGAGAATCCCAAAACGATAAAAATATTAAGGTAATGTTCTATCTTTTCGAACCGGAACAAAATAAAGGTTCAGAGATCAGGACCAATATCAATTTTGTATCAGAGCCAATTCCTGTAAAATATTCCAAAGCAACCTTAGAAGATTACGTAGCCTCCATAAGTGGACTGTATTCAAATGTATATAAAGAATACGAAATACTTTCCGTTCCTCAAAAATGCAGTTTCGGAAAAGAGAAATGTATCTTCTTTGAATCTAAGTTCATTCTTCCAAATACCCCAGAAAATAAACAAATCAGAACTCTTCAATGGATCTTTTTCAAAGAAGGTACTGTTTATATTTTCACAGGGACAATACCTGAGTCAGAATTTTCGGAGAAGAATAAAAAGATCCTGAACACAATCCAGACTCTTACTGAAAAGATTTAA